CGGATCGCGGTCGTTCATGCCGATCAGGACGCGATCGGGGTGCGCGTGCGAGATCGCCACCAGCTCGGCGCGGGTGTTGGGCCGCGCCGACAGATCGAGCGCGCCGGCGCCGTCGCGACCGACCCGGAAGATGTGGAAGTTCTCGTCGCCGGCCGCGTCCTGCTCGTAGAGCACGTAGGCGCTGTCGGCCGACCAGTAGTACTGCCGGACCGGCCGCGCGCGATCGAACGTGACCTGGACGGCCTTGGCGAGGTCGTCGATCGGCGCGACGAACACGTTCATCACGCCGTCGGCGGGCGCGCCGAACGCCAGCCACTTGCCGTCGGGCGAGATCTCGGGACCGCTGCGCTCGGGGTTGCCGAACAGGACCGCGCGCGGGATCAGATCGCCGCGGGGGTGCGCCGGGGGCGCGCTCGGGGGCGCGACCGGCAGGGACGCGGGTGCGACCGCGGGTGTCGCAGCCGCGACCGGGGTCGGCGTCGCAGGGGCGGGCGCGTGGGCCCGCGGCGTGCCGCCGCACGCGGCCAGGGCGCACACGAGGAGCGAGGGGATCGAGGAGCGATGCATAGCGCGGCGACGATTGCACAGGACGGGCCAGCGCGATCGCGCCGTGGGCGGTGGTACGGTCGAGCGCCATGAAGACTCGCGCTGCGATCGCGTTCGAGGTCGGCAAGCCCCTGGTGGTCGATCTCGTCGATCTCGAGGGCCCCAGGGCCGGCGAGGTGCTGGTGGAGCTCAAGGCCACCGGCGTGTGCCACACCGACGAGTTCACCCGCTCGGGCGCCGACCCCGAGGGCCGGTTCCCGGTGATCTTCGGGCACGAGGGCGCCGGCGTGGTGCTCGAGGTCGGCGCCGGCGTCACGACGCTCGCGCCCGGCGACCACGTCATCCCGCTGTACACGCCCGAGTGCCGCGGCTGCAAGTCGTGCCTGTCGCGCAAGACCAACCTGTGCACCGCGATCCGCGCGACCCAGGGCAAGGGCATGATGCCCGACGGCACCAGCCGGTTCTCGTACAAGGGCACGCCCATCCACCACTACATGGGCTGCTCGACCTTCGCCAACCACACCGTGCTGCCGGAGATCGCGCTGGCCAAGGTGCGCAAGGACGCGCCGTTCAAGTCGATCTGCTACCTCGGCTGCGGCGTCACCACCGGCATCGGCGCGGTGATCTGGACCGCCAAGGTCGAGCCCGGCGCCAACGTCGTGGTGTTCGGGCTCGGCGGCATCGGCCTCAACGTCATCCAGGGCGCGAAGCTGGTCGGCGCCGACATGATCATCGGCGTCGACATCAACCCGGCGCGCGAGGCGGTGGGCCGCAGCTTCGGCATGACCCACTTCGTCAACCCGCGCGAGATCGCGGGCGACCTGGTCGCGCACCTGGTCGAGCTGACCGGCGGCGGCGCCGACTACTCGTTCGAGTGCGTCGGCAACACCACGCTGATGCGCCAGGCGCTCGAGTGCTGCCACCGCGGCTGGGGCGTCAGCGTGGTCATCGGCGTCGCTGGCGCCGGCCAGGAGCTGGCGACCCGCCCGTTCCAGCTGATCACCGGCCGGGTCTGGAAGGGCTCGGCGTTCGGCGGCGCCCGCGGCCGCACCGACGTGCCGCGCCTGGTCGACTGGTACATGGACGGCAAGATCGAGATCGACCGGATGATCACGCACAAGCTGCCGCTCGAGCGCATCAACGAGGCGTTCGACTTGATGCACGCCGGCACGTCGATCCGCACCGTGATCGAGTACTGACACCCGCGGCGCACCTGCCCCCGCCGAGGAGCCCCATGCCCCGCGCCAAGCCGACGCCCGCCGCCCCGCCCCCGTTCACCGGCTTCGCCCAGGACGCGCCGCGGTTCTTCCACGAGCTCGCGGCGACGATGAGCCGCGCGTGGTGGCAGGAGCACAAGGGCGAGTACGAGGCGCTGTGGGTCGCGCCGATGACCGCGCTCCTGACGCGGGTCCGGGCCGAGCTGGCGCCGGCCTACCGCGGCGTGGCGCTGGCCGAGCCCAAGCTGTTCCGGATCCACCGCGACGTGCGGTTCGGCAAGGACAAGACGCCGTACAAGACCCACTGCGCGGGCGTGGTCTCGACCACGGCGGGGCCGACGATGGAGGCCGGCGCCGCGGTCTACGTCCAGCTCGGGCTCGAGGAGTTCGCGGGGGCCGGGTTCTACGTGTTCACGCCCGAGCAGCTGGCGCGCTGGCGCAAGGCCGTCCTCGATCCGCGCCGAGGCGCCGAGGCTCCCGGGCGCGGGCGGCGCCCGCCCGCGCGCGGCCGGCGGCCGCCGCCCGGGCCCGCGCGCCCCCCCGGCGCGCCCCCCGGCGCGGGCCGCGCGGGGGGCCCCCCCCGCGGGGGGGGGGGGGGCCGGGCGCGGGCCGGGGCGCGCCGGCGGCCCCCCGGCGGCGGGGGCGCCGCGTCGACGCCGCGACCGCGGCCGGGCTGACGCTCGACGCCGCGACGGTGCTGGCGAAGGTGCCGCACGGCCTCGACCCGGCCCACCCGCGCGCGCTGCTCTTGCGCCACAAGGGCTGCGTGTTCGGCTTCCCGGCGATCCCGCGCGGCGCGATCCACTCGGCGGCGCTCGCGACCTGGCTGGTGACCCAGGCCAAGCTCGCCGCGCCGGTGGTGAGCTGGCTGCAGGCCCACGTCGCCTGACGGCGCCGGTGGTGAGCTGGCTGCAGGCCCACGTCGCCTGACGGCGCCGGTGGTGGGCTGGCTGCAGGCCCACGTCGCCTGACGGCGCCGCCGCCGGCGGCGCGCGCTACAACCCGAGCAGCTCGCCGTGGCGCAGGATCCGGACGCCGTCGACGGCGCTGGCCGCGGCGATCTCCTCGAGCCGCTTGCGCGGGCCGTGGGCGCCGCCGAGCCGGAGGTTGACCGTGCCCCAGTGCACCGGCACCAGCGTGCGCGCGCCCAGCCGCTGGAAGATGTCGAGGGCGCAGTCGGGATCGATGTGGACGCCGCGATCGATCGCGGTGCGGCGCCAGCGGTAGTACCAGACCGGCAGCATCCCGCCGATCGGCAAGAGCGTGGCGTCGAGCGTGAACTGCTTGCCGATGTCGTCGAAGACCGCGTGGTCCGAGAAGTCGACGTCGCCGGCGTGGTGGACCGCGAGCCCGTCCTTCTGGACGACGTAGCCGGTGCACAGCGGCGCGTCGCCCTTGGCCCAGCGGCCGTTGTCGTGGCGGGTCGGCACCGCGACCAGATCGACGCCGCCGAGATCGACGTGGTCGCCCGGCTCGACCTCGCGGACCTCGCGGAACCCGAGGTCCGCGACGATGCCGCCGGCGCCGCGCGGCACGATCAGCGTCGTCGCGCGATCGACCGCCTTGAGCGACCACCGGTTGAGGTGGTCGACGTGGCTGTGGGTGATGAGCACCGCGTCGACCGGGCCGGCCGCCCGGGTCCGCGCGCGCCCGAGCGGATCGATCAGCACGCGGCGCGCGCCGAGCGTGACCAGGGCGCTGGCGTGCCCGAGCCAGACCACGCCGGGGCCGGCCGCGGGGGGCAACGGCGTGCCCGGCTGCCCCGGCGATCGATCGCCTCCGGCCGTAGCTGTCGACATCGCGCGCTGCTATAGCACGGGCTCGTGCTGACGTTCTTCCTCATCGGTGCCGCCATCGGCGCGCTCACGGGCGTACCGATCGGGCCGGTGAACGTGGCGGTGATCGACGCCGCCTACCGGCACACGCTGCGCCGCGGGGTCGCGGTCGGCCTCGGCGGCGCGATCGGCGACTTCATCTACTCGGGCGCGGCCATGCTGTGGATCGGGCCGCACGTGATCGGCCGCCCGGGGGTAAAGCCGGTGCTGTTCGCGATCTCGGGCGTGGTGCTGATCGTCTACGGCATCCTGACCATCCGCAGCCGCCCGCCCGCGGCGCCCGCGGCGGCGCCCCACCTGATCCCGCCGTACCACGAGGTCTGGAACGGCCTGACCGTCGGGATCGGGCTGATCCTGCTCAACCCGGCGGCGATCGTCACGTGGGTCGTCGTCGTCGGCTCGCACCTGAACGACCTGACCACGCTCGAGGCGCTCGGCGCGGCCGGCGGGGTCTTCGTCGGCAGCCTGGCCTGGTTCACCTTCGTCGCGTTCATCGCCGACAAGGGCAAGCGGATCATGGGCGAGCGCGCGGTGTGGGTCATGCGCATCGTCGGCGTGGGCCTGGTCGGCTACGGCGTCTACTCGCTGGGCCGCGCGATCCGCTACCTCGTGGCGTGAGCGGCGGCCGCCCGCGCGGTCACGGCGCCGGCGGCAGGCGCCGGTAGCGGTCGAGCAGCCGGGTCTGGTGGCTCTGGGTGGGCTGGACCACGCCGCCGATGATGACCACCTCCGCCGCCGACGCCAGCTCGAGCGGGTCGCCGCTCCAGACCACGACGTCGGCGACGCTGCCGGCGGCCACGGTCCCGCGCCCGGCCAGGCCGAAGATGGTCGCCGGCACGGTCGTGACCGCGGCCAGGGCCTGGTCCCACGGCAGGCCGTTGCCGACCGCGACCCCGGCCAGCTGGCGCAGCGTGCGGGCGGTCGAGGCCCCGCCCAGGGTCGACACCGCCACCGCGACGCCGGCCGCCGCCAGCACCGCCGCCGCGTCGTCGCGCACGTCGGTGGCGTCGAGCTGCTCGGGCAGGTTGGCGGTCGGGTCGAGGATGACCGGCACCTTGACCTTGGCCAGCAGGTCGGCCGCGCGCCAGGCCTCGGCGCCGCCGGCGATCACCAGGCGCACGCCGAACTCCTGCGCGACCCGCACCGCCGCGCGCACGTCGGCCTCGGCGTGGGCGGTCACGACCAGCGGCACCGCGCCGCGCAGCACCGGCTGCAGCGCCTCGAGGTCGAGGCGGTCGGCGATCATCGCGCGCCGCTGGTTGCGCTCGTAGGCGGCGCGGTCGCGGCCGAAGGCGCGGGCGTCGTCGAGCAGCTCGCGCAGCGCGGCGATCGCGCGGCCGCGCGACCCGGCCACGGCGCCGGCGCCGCCCGGGCCCAGCGCGGCGTGCATCGCCACCGGCGCCCGGACCGGCTCGACGCTGCCGTCGAGGGCGAACGCCGCCGACTGCCCGGCGACGAGGCCGCCGGCCGGCGCCGCCACCACCAGCGTGAGGCCGCCGGACCGGGCCACGGCGACCGTGACCGCCCGCGGCGCGAAGCCGTCGCGGGCCTGGTACGCGGCCTGGATCGCGTCGGCGTGGAGCGCGTCGAGCGGGCCGTGGCGCCCGTCGACCGAGCGGCCCTCGAGATCGACGCCGACGAGGCCGACGCCGGACACCGGCTCGATCAGGCCCGCGGTCACGACCTTGCCGGCGCCGTCGATGATCCGCGCGCCCGCCGGCGCCGCGACGCCCGCGCCGACGGCGATCACCCGGCCGCGATCGATCACGACGGTGGCGCCGTCGAGGGTCTGGCCCGGGCGCACGTGCACCCGGGCGCCGACGATCGCGATCGGCTCGGCCGTCGCCGGCGCGGCGACGATCACCAGGGCCAGCGCCGCCAGGGCGCGGGCGGTCACGGCGCGCTCCGATCGATCGCGGCGTGGCCCAGCTCGAAGTCGCTGGGGGTGAGGCCGCGGGTCCGATCGTAGGCGACCTCCCCGGCGATGATCACCAGGTCGGCCTTGCTGTAGACCGAGAACGGCGAGCCGCTCCAGAGCACGACGTCGGCGCGCTTGCCCGGCGCCAGCGTGCCGGTGACCGCGTCGACGCCCAGCACCCAGGCCGGGTTCGCGGTGATCCAGCGCAGCGCGACGTCGTCGTCGAGCGCGACCCCGGCGCGGCGGCCCGCGGCGAGCGCCTTGCCGGCCTCCTGGTTGAGCCGCTGGATGCCGATCGCCGAGTCGGAGTGGATCGTGGCCCGGCCGCCGGCCTCGGTCACGAGCGCCGCGTTCTCGGGGATGCCGTCGTAGGCCTCGAGCTTGAAGCCCCACCAGTCGGCCCAGGTGTTGACCGCGATGCCGCGCGCCGCCAGCACGTCGCGGAGCTTGTAGGCCTCGAGCGCGTGGTGGAACGATCGGATCGTGAAGCCGAGCTCGTCGGCGATCGCGATCATCTGGGCCATGTCGTCGGCGCGGTAGCAGTGGATCTGCACGAGCACCTCGCCGCGCAGCACCGCCGCCAGCGTCTCGAGCTTGAGGTCGACCGGCACCGGCTCGGGCGCGGCCTCGCCGGCGATGTGCTTGCCGTCGGCGCGCGCGCGATCGAGCTCGTCGGCCCGGGCCCGGCGCGCGGCCCAGCGCGCGCGCGCGTCGACGTACGCCGCCTGCTTGGCGGCGTAGCCCGCGGCCTCGAGGAACGCGGTCCGGAACGCCGCGTACTCGCCCATCCGCGTCGACGGCCCGCCCTTGTCGCCGTAGACCCGCTTGGGGTTCTCGCCGCACGCCATCTTGACCGTGGCCGGCGCGCCGGGGAACGCCGCGTCGCGGGCGGTCCGGGCCGGGCGCATCTGCACCGTGAACCCGCGCCCGCCGACCAGGTTGGCCGAGCCGGGCAGGATCAGCGCGGTGGTGACGCCGCCGGCGATGGCGCGCGCGAGCTGCGGATCGGCCGGCCAGTAGCCGTACTCGGCCCGCACGCCCGCGGTGACCGGCGCGGTGGCCTCGTTGCCGTCGTCGCTGGCGCGCGCGTCGGGCGCGGCGTAGACGCCGAGGTGCGAGTGGGCGTCGATGATGCCGGGGGTCACGACCTTGCCGGTGCCGTCGATGACGGTCGCGCCGGGCGGGGCCGGCAGGTCGCCGGCGCCGACCGCGGTGATCGCGCCGCCCGCCAGCACGAGCGTGCCGCGCTCGAACCGCTGGCCGGTCGCCGTCAAGATCGTCGCGCCGCGGATGACCAGCGGCCGCGCGGCCGGGTTGGCGGTCGCGTCGGTCAGCGGCCGGCTCGGCGGTGGCTGGCCCGCGGGCCGGAAGGTCTCGGGATCGATCCAGGGCGCGGGCGCGTCGAGCTTGGGGTCGGCCGGCGTCGGCGGCGTGGCCGGCGCGCGGGCGCGGCCTCCGCACGCGGCCACCAGCGCCGCCACGACGATCGAGCCCGGCCGCGCGCGGCGGTGAAGAGCGTGCATGGCCGCGGTTGTACACCGGGCGCCGGATCCGACGCCGGGCTTTGCGCTGACCGGACACCTCTGTCACGATGTCGCGCATGGCCGCGGCCGACGACGAAGCGCCCGCGCTGCTCGATCAACAGACGGGACCGACCCCGCTGACGCTGCGCCAGCTCGCGCTCCACGTCGCGCTGTTCGTGGCCGCCTGCGCCACGACGACCTGGGCCGGCGGCGTGATCTTCGCGGCCACGCTGATGGGCATCCTGCTCTGCCACGAGATGGGCCACTACGTCGCGGCGCGGCGCTACCACCTCGACGTGTCGCCGCCGTACTTCATCCCGTTGCCGCCGCAGATCTCGCTGGGCACGCTCGGCGCGATCATCCGCATGCGCCAGCCGATCCGCGATCGCGATCAGCTGCTGGTGGTCGGCGCCGCCGGGCCGCTGGCCGGGCTGGTGGTCGCGATCCCGTGCCTGATCGTCGGGCTGTCGCTGTCCGAGGTCGGCACGATCGCGCCGGGCTCGGTGCTCGAGGGCACGTCGGCCCTGTACGGCGCGTTCAAGCTGACGATCTTCGGCCGGTGGCTGCCGCACGGCACCGAGGACGTCCAGCTCCACCCGATGGCGTTCGCCGCCTGGTACGGGCTCCTGGTCACGATGATCAACCTCGTGCCGATCGGTCAACTCGACGGCGGCCACGTCATGCGGGCGTGGCTCGGCGAGCGCCACGAGCGCCTGAGCGGCCTGTTCCACTGGGCGCTCCTGGGCGTGGGCGCGATCGCCGGCACGGTGCTGTTCATCCAGGCGCGGGCCGCCGACGCCGGCGCGCTCGACGCCGCGCAGTACGCGCTGGTCGGGGTGCTGCCCTGGCTGGTGTGGGCGATCGCGCTCCTCGTCATGCGGCGCATGGCCGGCGGCGAGTACCACCCCGAGGTGTTCGGGCCCCCGCTGTCGCCGCGCCGCCGCTGGCTGGCCATGGCGATGGTCGCGCTGTTCTTGTTGCTGTTCGTGCCGGTGCCGCTGCGCCCCGCGCTGTAAGCTCCCGACGCCGCCATGCGGATCGAGTGCCCCGCCTGCCACACGGTCACCGACGCCACCGTGGCGCGGTCCGACGACGACACGATCACGGTCGCGTGCGGCGCGTGCGGGCACGCCGAGCAGGCCCCGACGCTGGCCCCGACGCTGGCCCCGACGCCGGCCCCGACGCCGGCCCCGACGCTGACCCCGACGCCGGCCCCGACGGCGGCCCCGACGCCGGCCCCGACGCTGACCCCGACGCCGGCCCCGACGCTGGCCCCGACGCCGGCCCCGACGGCGGCGACCGCCGCGAGCGCGCCGGCGAGCGAGGCGAGCGAGGCGCAAGCGGCGACCGGCGACGCGCAGCCGCGCTGTCCCAAGTGCGACACGCCGCGGCGCGAGGGCGGCCCGTGCCCGCGCTGCGGCCTGGCGCCGGAGCACGCCGCCGCCTGGCGACCCCGCCCGATCGAGGCGCCGACCGAGGCGCTCGGCGCGGCGTGGGCGGTCTGCACCGCGACCTGGAGCGATCTCGACGCCCACGAGCGCGCCGCGACGGTCGCGCTCGCGACCCGCGACTTCGCCTGGCTGGCGGCCCGCTACCGCGACCGGATCCGGACCGACGGCGCCGACCCGATCGCCAGCGCGCAGCTCGACAAGCTGGCCCGGCGCGCCCAGGCCGCGCTGGCGGCGACCGCGGTGCCGTCGACGACGGCCCGCCCCGGGCGCCGGGTCCCGGTCGTCGCGATCGTGGTCGCGGTCGTCGCGCTGGCCGCGACCGGGCTCTACGCCGCGCACCTCGCCCAGACCCGCTCGGCTGGCACCGGCCGCCGCCGCCCGGTGGAGCCGGCGGTCGACACGCGACCCCGGCCGCTACCCGATGCGACGATTGAACCCGCGGCCCCGCGGCGGTAGCGTTGCCGAGGTGGCGCAGGTCGACTTCAACGAGCGGCAGCTGACCCTGAAGCTGGTCTACTTCGGGCCGCCGCTGTCGGGCAAGACCACCAACCTGCGCGCGCTCCACGCCCGCGTCGACGCCGCCGGCCGCGGCCGGCTGATGACGCTCGACACCAAGGA
The sequence above is a segment of the Myxococcales bacterium genome. Coding sequences within it:
- a CDS encoding site-2 protease family protein gives rise to the protein MAAADDEAPALLDQQTGPTPLTLRQLALHVALFVAACATTTWAGGVIFAATLMGILLCHEMGHYVAARRYHLDVSPPYFIPLPPQISLGTLGAIIRMRQPIRDRDQLLVVGAAGPLAGLVVAIPCLIVGLSLSEVGTIAPGSVLEGTSALYGAFKLTIFGRWLPHGTEDVQLHPMAFAAWYGLLVTMINLVPIGQLDGGHVMRAWLGERHERLSGLFHWALLGVGAIAGTVLFIQARAADAGALDAAQYALVGVLPWLVWAIALLVMRRMAGGEYHPEVFGPPLSPRRRWLAMAMVALFLLLFVPVPLRPAL
- a CDS encoding amidohydrolase family protein, giving the protein MTARALAALALVIVAAPATAEPIAIVGARVHVRPGQTLDGATVVIDRGRVIAVGAGVAAPAGARIIDGAGKVVTAGLIEPVSGVGLVGVDLEGRSVDGRHGPLDALHADAIQAAYQARDGFAPRAVTVAVARSGGLTLVVAAPAGGLVAGQSAAFALDGSVEPVRAPVAMHAALGPGGAGAVAGSRGRAIAALRELLDDARAFGRDRAAYERNQRRAMIADRLDLEALQPVLRGAVPLVVTAHAEADVRAAVRVAQEFGVRLVIAGGAEAWRAADLLAKVKVPVILDPTANLPEQLDATDVRDDAAAVLAAAGVAVAVSTLGGASTARTLRQLAGVAVGNGLPWDQALAAVTTVPATIFGLAGRGTVAAGSVADVVVWSGDPLELASAAEVVIIGGVVQPTQSHQTRLLDRYRRLPPAP
- a CDS encoding amidohydrolase family protein → MIDAHSHLGVYAAPDARASDDGNEATAPVTAGVRAEYGYWPADPQLARAIAGGVTTALILPGSANLVGGRGFTVQMRPARTARDAAFPGAPATVKMACGENPKRVYGDKGGPSTRMGEYAAFRTAFLEAAGYAAKQAAYVDARARWAARRARADELDRARADGKHIAGEAAPEPVPVDLKLETLAAVLRGEVLVQIHCYRADDMAQMIAIADELGFTIRSFHHALEAYKLRDVLAARGIAVNTWADWWGFKLEAYDGIPENAALVTEAGGRATIHSDSAIGIQRLNQEAGKALAAGRRAGVALDDDVALRWITANPAWVLGVDAVTGTLAPGKRADVVLWSGSPFSVYSKADLVIIAGEVAYDRTRGLTPSDFELGHAAIDRSAP
- a CDS encoding LysE family transporter, which gives rise to MLTFFLIGAAIGALTGVPIGPVNVAVIDAAYRHTLRRGVAVGLGGAIGDFIYSGAAMLWIGPHVIGRPGVKPVLFAISGVVLIVYGILTIRSRPPAAPAAAPHLIPPYHEVWNGLTVGIGLILLNPAAIVTWVVVVGSHLNDLTTLEALGAAGGVFVGSLAWFTFVAFIADKGKRIMGERAVWVMRIVGVGLVGYGVYSLGRAIRYLVA
- a CDS encoding DUF2461 family protein; the protein is MPRAKPTPAAPPPFTGFAQDAPRFFHELAATMSRAWWQEHKGEYEALWVAPMTALLTRVRAELAPAYRGVALAEPKLFRIHRDVRFGKDKTPYKTHCAGVVSTTAGPTMEAGAAVYVQLGLEEFAGAGFYVFTPEQLARWRKAVLDPRRGAEAPGRGRRPPARGRRPPPGPARPPGAPPGAGRAGGPPRGGGGGRARAGARRRPPGGGGAASTPRPRPG
- a CDS encoding S-(hydroxymethyl)glutathione dehydrogenase/class III alcohol dehydrogenase, with the translated sequence MKTRAAIAFEVGKPLVVDLVDLEGPRAGEVLVELKATGVCHTDEFTRSGADPEGRFPVIFGHEGAGVVLEVGAGVTTLAPGDHVIPLYTPECRGCKSCLSRKTNLCTAIRATQGKGMMPDGTSRFSYKGTPIHHYMGCSTFANHTVLPEIALAKVRKDAPFKSICYLGCGVTTGIGAVIWTAKVEPGANVVVFGLGGIGLNVIQGAKLVGADMIIGVDINPAREAVGRSFGMTHFVNPREIAGDLVAHLVELTGGGADYSFECVGNTTLMRQALECCHRGWGVSVVIGVAGAGQELATRPFQLITGRVWKGSAFGGARGRTDVPRLVDWYMDGKIEIDRMITHKLPLERINEAFDLMHAGTSIRTVIEY
- a CDS encoding MBL fold metallo-hydrolase, translating into MSTATAGGDRSPGQPGTPLPPAAGPGVVWLGHASALVTLGARRVLIDPLGRARTRAAGPVDAVLITHSHVDHLNRWSLKAVDRATTLIVPRGAGGIVADLGFREVREVEPGDHVDLGGVDLVAVPTRHDNGRWAKGDAPLCTGYVVQKDGLAVHHAGDVDFSDHAVFDDIGKQFTLDATLLPIGGMLPVWYYRWRRTAIDRGVHIDPDCALDIFQRLGARTLVPVHWGTVNLRLGGAHGPRKRLEEIAAASAVDGVRILRHGELLGL